The nucleotide sequence AACCCTGCACAACGTCCGGCAGGGTCGCTACCGGCGGCTCGTGCTGGCCTCCCGGGTTCACGCCGCCGGGCCACCGCCGGTGGAATTGGTCGACCTGCGTGGGCTGCCCCTGTTCGAGGGGCTGTCGCCACCACTGCTGAAGGCGCTGGACCACTGTCTCGAACACGACGGTCAGGCGCTGCTGTTCCTCAATCGGCGCGGGTTTGCGCCGGTGTTGCTCTGCCATACCTGTGGCTGGAGCGCCCCGTGTCCCCAGTGCGACGCTCACCTCACCCTGCATCGGGGGCAGGCGCGGTTGCACTGTCACCATTGTGATTACCAGATGCGGGTGCCGCGCAGTTGCCCGTCATGCGGCGGCGCCAGTCTGATGCCGGTTGGACAGGGCACGGAGCGTATCGAGGCGGCGCTGGCGCAGCGCTATCCCGGGCGGCGGGTGGAGCGTCTGGATTCCGATCGTAGCCGCGGTACCCGTGCACTGGCGACCTTGCTGGACGATCTGCATGCCGGCCGGGTGCCGCTGCTGGTGGGGACCCAGATGTTGGCCAAGGGGCACGACTTCCCGCGGCTGAATCTGGTCGGCATCGTCTCGGCCGACCAGGCCCTGTATGGCAGCGACTTCCGCGCCATTGAGCGGATGGGGGCCCTGGTGACCCAGGTTGCCGGTCGGGCCGGCCGCAGTGGCCAGCCGGCGCGGGTGCTGTTGCAGACCCATGAGCCGGATCACCCGCTGTTGCAGACCCTCGTGCGCCGGGGCTATGACGGCCTTGCCGAGGCGGTGCTGGCCGAGCGCGAGGCGATGGCGTTGCCCCCGTTCAGTCATATGGCGGTGCTGCGGGCGGATGCCCCTGATGCCGCCGATGCGATGGCGTTCCTGCAGGCGGCCCACGGAAGTCTGCCGTTGGCGCCGGGAGTGCAGGCGGCGCCACCGATGATGGCGACCATGGAGCGGCGTGCCGGGCGTGCGCGGGCGCTGATCCTGTTGCAGGGGACGCACCGCAGTCAGCTACATCGGGTGCTGGCACCCTGGGTGCTGACACTCGACGGCCTGCCGGCGGCGCGTCGGGTGCGCTGGTCGATCGATATCGACCCCTACGACACCTTCTAGAGTCCGAAGTACAGCAGCAGCCCGCCGCCGAGGGCGATGCGATACCAGCCGAAGGGGACAAAGCTGTGGCCGGCGATGAAGCCCAGCAGCCAGCGCACTGCCAGAAAGCCGGTGGCCGCCGAGACCCCGAAGGCCAGCGCCAGCTGCCCCCACGGCTCGCGCGCCGCCGCCTCACCGTCGAGCAGCACCTTGAATAGCTCGAAGCCGGTGGCCGCGAACATGGTCGGGATGCCCACCAGGAACGCGAACTCGGCTGCGCGCGGGCGCGCCGTCAGCCCTGCCAGCATGGCGGCGAAAATGGCCGCAGCCGAGCGCGAAGTGCCGGGAAACACGCCGGCCACCACCTGGGCCACGCCCACCGCCACCATCACCGCCCAGGTCACCTGATGCCGCTCCGGCTGGCGCCGCGCCCAGGCTTCCACGGCGAAGATCACCAGGCCGCCGACAATGAGCGCGATGGCGATCGGCTGCACCGTTTCCGGCAGCTCCGCTCCGGCCAGTTTGGCGCTCAGCCCGAGGACCGCGGTGATCAGGAAGGCGCCGCCGATCTGTAGTGCGTAGCGCCGGTGCTCGGCCACCTGCCAGCCGCGCAGCAGCTCGCTGATTCTGGCGCGATAAACCAGGCAGACGGCGGCAATGGCACCGGCCTGAATGGCGACATTGAACAGGTCCGAGCGCCGTCCCAGCCACTCCTGCGCGATCAGCAGGTGGCCGGTCGAGGAGATCGGCAGGAATTCGGTCAGACCCTCGATCACGCCCAACAGCAGCGCGGACAGCCAATCGTTCACGGCGATCTCGTTATGCTCGGAGAATGACGACACAGAATACGGGAAACCCGGCAGCCGCTCCGGTGGTGCTGATCACTGGCGCCGGCGTGCGCATCGGCGCGGCAATCGCCACCACCCTGCATGGCCAGGGCTGGCGGGTGGTGATCCACTGCCGGCACTCGCGGGCGGCCGCCGATGCCCTGGCGAGCCAGCTGAATGCACAGCGCAGCGACAGTGCGCAGGTCTGTGTGGCGGACCTGCTCGACCCGGCGGCGCCCGCAGCCCTGGCCGCGCGGGCGCATGCGGCCTGGGGCCGGTTGGATGCCCTGGTCAACAACGCCTCCAGCTATTTCAAGACGCCGCTGGCGACGGTGTCGGCGGCACAGTTCGATGACCTGCTGGGCAGCAATCTGCGGGCACCGCTGTTTCTGTCCCAGGCCTGCGCGGCGTTCGAGGAACTGCGGGCCATCATCAACATTGTTGACGTTCACGCCCGCCGGCCGCGCGCGGGCTATGCCCCCTACCTTGCTGCCAAGGCCGGCCTGTGGACGCTGACCGAAGCCCTGGCGCTGGAGCTGGCGCCGCGGGTGCGGGTGAATGCGGTGGCGCCGGGGCACATGATCTGGGCGGTCAACTCCGCCATGACCGCCGCCGACAAGGCGGCCGAGACCGCGCGCATCCCGCTGGGCCGGCTGGGCGGGGGCAACGAGATAGCCCGCGCCGTTGCCTTCCTGCTCTCGGATGACGCTGACTACATGACCGGCGCGGTGCTACCGGTGGATGGCGGTTTGCGCCTGGGGTAGGGCGCAGCAGGCGGGCGATGGTGGGCCGGCGCTCAGGTCAGGCTCAGGGTGCTGTCGCCGGCCGCCACGCCGTCGGGCCCGAAGCGGCGCTCGCTGAAGTGCATCGTTCCGCCATCGCGCGGAATCGCCACCACGGTGCTGGCGCGGGTGCCGTAGTGGGGCCCGCGGATGAACGGGGGCGACAGGAAGCGTTCGGTTTCGATGCCGACGCCGGTGTCCGGCAGCTCGGCATCGGCTGCCGGGCGGTCGTCCGCCAGTGCCGGCCAGAGGCTGTCAACGGCCATGTCGGTGGCGCACACGGCTTCCACCCGGGCGCGCAGCCGACGCAGCTTCGGCCACGGCGTATCGAGTTGTGCATTGGAGACGGCGTGTACGCCCGGCGCCAGGCGCGTCACTGTGGGTTCCGGATGGTTGCTGAGGTAGAGCAGGGCAGCGCCGTCCCACAGCAGCAGATTGAAGCCCGAATAGCGCCCGGCGTCGGCCAGCAGCCGGTCGGCATGGGTGGCGGCATCAAGGTCACCGTTGACGAACTCGGCCACCAGCCGGCCGCGAGAGGGGGCGTCGGGTGCCGGCGGCTCCATCCGCCGCACGTTGGTCACCGCCGCCAACCGCCGGCGGGCCGAAAGGGCCAGCCAGCCACCCCCGTGCAGGCCATCCCGGCCGCCGATCACAGTGGGATTCTCGACCCAGGCGGCGGCGGCGAGGGTGGGACGCTGATGAAACTCGTCGCGGTTGGCGGCGAGCAGCAGTTCGTAGTCGGGATGGGCGCGCCAGGCGCAGGCGATCAGGCACATGGCGGGAGCCTGTGGCGCCGGCTAACCGCTGTCAACACGGGCGGGTCTACAGCAGTTGCGAAGCACTACACTAGGTGCCATGAGCAATGAACCGGTTCAGCCCGTGACTGCCGGGAGCCTCCCGGTGCTGCACGTTGCCGGCCTCGACGCCTACGAGGCCGAGGTGTTGGCGGCCTTTGAACGCTGGCGCGATGAGCCGCCCAGCTGGGGCACGCGGCTGCTGGCGCGGCCGTCGGGGCAGGCCGCCAAGGCGGTGCAGGCACTTGTGCCTGTGGACGCGCTGCGGGCGGCACTGTCGCAGGCCAACCGCCTTGCCCTGCGGCTGGATGACCGCAAGGCCATCCTGTCGCGCGCCGGGGTGCACGACCTGACGGCGCTGCGCGCGCAACCGCTGGAAGCGGCCGATGCTTTGGCGCAGCGCGTCCGCCGGCGGGCGATGCTACTGGGCGGCGCCGGTGGGGCCGCGTTCGGTGTCGGTGGCGCAGCGGGCATGGTGCTGGATATTCCCGCGCTGCTGACCTTGGCGCTGCGAACCATCCATCGAACCGGCCTGTGCTATGGCGACAGTGATGACGACCGCGATCGAGAGCGCCTGGGGATCGGCATTTTCGCCCTGGCATCGGCCAACACGCTGGGGGAGAAGCAGGCGGCCCTGGCGGCGTTGGCGCACGGCGACTGGGTGGTCGACGACGCCTGGCGCGACGGCATCGAGCGCGTCGCCGAGCGGGAAATGGCCAAAGAGGCGACCGTGTTCAGTTTGCAGACCCTGGCATCACGGGTCGGCGTGCATCTCGGCAAGCGCAAGGCGGCCGGGGTGGTGCCGGTGCTGGGGGCGGTGGTCGGCAGCTCGATGAACGCCTGGTATCTCCATGACGTGGCGCAGACCGCTCGGCGGGTATTCCAGTGGCGGCGGATTGCCGCCGGACGGGGTCGCTGAGCCGGCGAGGCCGGGGGGCTCCATGATAAATTGTGCGCTGCAACACAATTCACATCGGGACCTGTCATGAATCCTTCAGCCCATCGCGTGGTGATCGTTGGCGGCGGCTTCGCCGGCCTGCATACCGCCAAACACCTCGGCAAGACCGGCTACCAGGTGACGCTGCTC is from Flagellatimonas centrodinii and encodes:
- a CDS encoding primosomal protein N' produces the protein MSEARVAVAVSAPLYKTLDYRSPFVGGLSPGVRVRVPLARRSVIGVVMAGPFTDARPPEGLRPVAAILDEAPVLPAELLQLLRWAAAYYQHPVGEVVMAALPAPLRAGADATWAPPMRWTLTEAGISARTTLPANRRAQRAVLDAVAAGLAPAAGAARRRAADEGWIVETPCEAPPAPTVAAPTLTADQQQAWAAFDAAAPGVTLLQGVTGSGKTEFYLRAAAEVLARGAQVLVLVPEIGLTPQITARFRERFGDAVAGFHSGMSDAQRTETWQRARNGHARVVVGTRSAVWLPFQRLGLLVVDEEHDVSFKQHEGFRYSARDVACYRGAQLGCPVLLGSATPALETLHNVRQGRYRRLVLASRVHAAGPPPVELVDLRGLPLFEGLSPPLLKALDHCLEHDGQALLFLNRRGFAPVLLCHTCGWSAPCPQCDAHLTLHRGQARLHCHHCDYQMRVPRSCPSCGGASLMPVGQGTERIEAALAQRYPGRRVERLDSDRSRGTRALATLLDDLHAGRVPLLVGTQMLAKGHDFPRLNLVGIVSADQALYGSDFRAIERMGALVTQVAGRAGRSGQPARVLLQTHEPDHPLLQTLVRRGYDGLAEAVLAEREAMALPPFSHMAVLRADAPDAADAMAFLQAAHGSLPLAPGVQAAPPMMATMERRAGRARALILLQGTHRSQLHRVLAPWVLTLDGLPAARRVRWSIDIDPYDTF
- a CDS encoding undecaprenyl-diphosphate phosphatase; translated protein: MNDWLSALLLGVIEGLTEFLPISSTGHLLIAQEWLGRRSDLFNVAIQAGAIAAVCLVYRARISELLRGWQVAEHRRYALQIGGAFLITAVLGLSAKLAGAELPETVQPIAIALIVGGLVIFAVEAWARRQPERHQVTWAVMVAVGVAQVVAGVFPGTSRSAAAIFAAMLAGLTARPRAAEFAFLVGIPTMFAATGFELFKVLLDGEAAAREPWGQLALAFGVSAATGFLAVRWLLGFIAGHSFVPFGWYRIALGGGLLLYFGL
- a CDS encoding SDR family oxidoreductase — encoded protein: MTTQNTGNPAAAPVVLITGAGVRIGAAIATTLHGQGWRVVIHCRHSRAAADALASQLNAQRSDSAQVCVADLLDPAAPAALAARAHAAWGRLDALVNNASSYFKTPLATVSAAQFDDLLGSNLRAPLFLSQACAAFEELRAIINIVDVHARRPRAGYAPYLAAKAGLWTLTEALALELAPRVRVNAVAPGHMIWAVNSAMTAADKAAETARIPLGRLGGGNEIARAVAFLLSDDADYMTGAVLPVDGGLRLG
- a CDS encoding NRDE family protein — its product is MCLIACAWRAHPDYELLLAANRDEFHQRPTLAAAAWVENPTVIGGRDGLHGGGWLALSARRRLAAVTNVRRMEPPAPDAPSRGRLVAEFVNGDLDAATHADRLLADAGRYSGFNLLLWDGAALLYLSNHPEPTVTRLAPGVHAVSNAQLDTPWPKLRRLRARVEAVCATDMAVDSLWPALADDRPAADAELPDTGVGIETERFLSPPFIRGPHYGTRASTVVAIPRDGGTMHFSERRFGPDGVAAGDSTLSLT
- a CDS encoding EcsC family protein, which gives rise to MSNEPVQPVTAGSLPVLHVAGLDAYEAEVLAAFERWRDEPPSWGTRLLARPSGQAAKAVQALVPVDALRAALSQANRLALRLDDRKAILSRAGVHDLTALRAQPLEAADALAQRVRRRAMLLGGAGGAAFGVGGAAGMVLDIPALLTLALRTIHRTGLCYGDSDDDRDRERLGIGIFALASANTLGEKQAALAALAHGDWVVDDAWRDGIERVAEREMAKEATVFSLQTLASRVGVHLGKRKAAGVVPVLGAVVGSSMNAWYLHDVAQTARRVFQWRRIAAGRGR